The Haemorhous mexicanus isolate bHaeMex1 chromosome 5, bHaeMex1.pri, whole genome shotgun sequence genome contains a region encoding:
- the ONECUT2 gene encoding one cut domain family member 2 isoform X2, whose protein sequence is MNPELAMEPLGSLHGAAGHEPEMMGSPSPHHGGRSLPPAARPAMVPSMASLLDGAAEYRPELSIPLHHAMSVPCEASPPGMGMSGTYTTLTPLQPLPPISAVSDKFHHPHAHPHAHHHHHHQRLPGSAGGGFALMRDERGLPAVNSLYGPYKEVPAVGQSLSPLGNGLGPLPGSQQGLHGYGPPGHDKMLSPNFEAHAAMLARGEQHLPRGLGTPPAMLPPLNGAHHPAPPGPPPPHGPALPAGRERPPPAAGPQGSGAGQLEEINTKEVAQRITAELKRYSIPQAIFAQRVLCRSQGTLSDLLRNPKPWSKLKSGRETFRRMWKWLQEPEFQRMSALRLAACKRKEQEPNKERNNSQKKSRLVFTDLQRRTLFAIFKENKRPSKEMQITISQQLGLELTTVSNFFMNARRRSLEKWQDDLSSGGSSSAPSTCTKA, encoded by the exons ATGAACCCCGAGCTGGCGATGGAGCCGCTGGGCAGCCTGCACGGGGCGGCGGGGCACGAACCGGAGATgatgggcagccccagccctcaccACGGCGGCCGCAGC ctgccccccGCCGCCCGGCCCGCCATGGTGCCCAGCATGGCCTCGCTGCTGGACGGCGCCGCCGAGTACCGGCCCGAGCTCTCCATCCCGCTGCACCACGCCATGAGCGTGCCCTGCGAGGCCTCGCCGCCCGGCATGGGCATGAGCGGCACCTACACCACGCTGACGCCGCTCCAGCCCCTGCCGCCCATCTCCGCCGTCTCCGACAAGTTCCACCACCCGCATGCCCACCCGCAcgcccaccaccaccaccaccaccagcgcctgccgggcagcgccggcggCGGCTTCGCGCTCATGCGGGACGAGCGCGGGCTGCCGGCCGTCAATAGCCTCTACGGGCCCTACAAGGAGGTGCCGGCCGTGGGGCAGAGCCTCTCGCCGCTGGGCAACGGGCTGGGCCCGCTCCCCGGCTCCCAACAGGGCCTGCACGGCTACGGGCCGCCCGGCCACGACAAGATGCTGAGCCCCAACTTCGAGGCGCACGCAGCGATGCTGGCGCGGGGGGAGCAGCACCTGCCCCGGGGGCTGGGGACGCCCCCGGCCATGCTGCCGCCCCTGAACGGCGCGCACCACCCCGCGCCCcccgggccgccgccgccgcacgGCCCCGCGCTGCCCGCCGGCCGGGAgcggccgccccccgccgccggcccgcAGGGGAGCGGCGCGGGGCAGCTGGAGGAGATCAACACCAAGGAGGTGGCACAAAGGATCACGGCGGAGCTGAAGCGCTACAGCATCCCGCAGGCCATCTTCGCCCAACGAGTGCTGTGCCGCTCCCAGGGGACCCTCTCGGACTTGCTGCGGAACCCCAAGCCTTGGAGTAAACTCAAGTCCGGCCGGGAGACGTTCCGCAGGATGTGGAAGTGGCTACAGGAGCCGGAGTTCCAGAGGATGTCTGCCCTGCGGCTAGCAG CCTGCAAACGCAAAGAGCAAGAGCCCAACAAAGAGCGGAACAACTCCCAGAAGAAATCCCGCCTGGTTTTCACCGACCTCCAGCGCCGAACGCTTTTCGCCATCTTCAAGGAGAACAAGCGTCCCTCCAAAGAAATGCAGATCACcatctcccagcagctgggcctGGAGCTCACCACCGTCAGCAACTTCTTCATGAACGCCCGCCGGCGCAGCCTGGAGAAGTGGCAGGACGACCTGAGCTCCGGGGGCTCCTCCTCGGCCCCCAGCACCTGCACCAAGGCGTGA
- the ONECUT2 gene encoding one cut domain family member 2 isoform X1, producing the protein MRSGRGGRRCLGGEPAACAMNPELAMEPLGSLHGAAGHEPEMMGSPSPHHGGRSAGPLRVPPPPPPPPPPHQELPPAARPAMVPSMASLLDGAAEYRPELSIPLHHAMSVPCEASPPGMGMSGTYTTLTPLQPLPPISAVSDKFHHPHAHPHAHHHHHHQRLPGSAGGGFALMRDERGLPAVNSLYGPYKEVPAVGQSLSPLGNGLGPLPGSQQGLHGYGPPGHDKMLSPNFEAHAAMLARGEQHLPRGLGTPPAMLPPLNGAHHPAPPGPPPPHGPALPAGRERPPPAAGPQGSGAGQLEEINTKEVAQRITAELKRYSIPQAIFAQRVLCRSQGTLSDLLRNPKPWSKLKSGRETFRRMWKWLQEPEFQRMSALRLAACKRKEQEPNKERNNSQKKSRLVFTDLQRRTLFAIFKENKRPSKEMQITISQQLGLELTTVSNFFMNARRRSLEKWQDDLSSGGSSSAPSTCTKA; encoded by the exons ATGAGGAGCGGGCGCGGCGGCCGGCGGTGCCTGGGCGGGGAACCGGCTGCGTGCGCCATGAACCCCGAGCTGGCGATGGAGCCGCTGGGCAGCCTGCACGGGGCGGCGGGGCACGAACCGGAGATgatgggcagccccagccctcaccACGGCGGCCGCAGCGCGGGGCCGCTCCGGGTGCCGCCCCCcccaccgccgccgccgccgccgcaccaggagctgccccccGCCGCCCGGCCCGCCATGGTGCCCAGCATGGCCTCGCTGCTGGACGGCGCCGCCGAGTACCGGCCCGAGCTCTCCATCCCGCTGCACCACGCCATGAGCGTGCCCTGCGAGGCCTCGCCGCCCGGCATGGGCATGAGCGGCACCTACACCACGCTGACGCCGCTCCAGCCCCTGCCGCCCATCTCCGCCGTCTCCGACAAGTTCCACCACCCGCATGCCCACCCGCAcgcccaccaccaccaccaccaccagcgcctgccgggcagcgccggcggCGGCTTCGCGCTCATGCGGGACGAGCGCGGGCTGCCGGCCGTCAATAGCCTCTACGGGCCCTACAAGGAGGTGCCGGCCGTGGGGCAGAGCCTCTCGCCGCTGGGCAACGGGCTGGGCCCGCTCCCCGGCTCCCAACAGGGCCTGCACGGCTACGGGCCGCCCGGCCACGACAAGATGCTGAGCCCCAACTTCGAGGCGCACGCAGCGATGCTGGCGCGGGGGGAGCAGCACCTGCCCCGGGGGCTGGGGACGCCCCCGGCCATGCTGCCGCCCCTGAACGGCGCGCACCACCCCGCGCCCcccgggccgccgccgccgcacgGCCCCGCGCTGCCCGCCGGCCGGGAgcggccgccccccgccgccggcccgcAGGGGAGCGGCGCGGGGCAGCTGGAGGAGATCAACACCAAGGAGGTGGCACAAAGGATCACGGCGGAGCTGAAGCGCTACAGCATCCCGCAGGCCATCTTCGCCCAACGAGTGCTGTGCCGCTCCCAGGGGACCCTCTCGGACTTGCTGCGGAACCCCAAGCCTTGGAGTAAACTCAAGTCCGGCCGGGAGACGTTCCGCAGGATGTGGAAGTGGCTACAGGAGCCGGAGTTCCAGAGGATGTCTGCCCTGCGGCTAGCAG CCTGCAAACGCAAAGAGCAAGAGCCCAACAAAGAGCGGAACAACTCCCAGAAGAAATCCCGCCTGGTTTTCACCGACCTCCAGCGCCGAACGCTTTTCGCCATCTTCAAGGAGAACAAGCGTCCCTCCAAAGAAATGCAGATCACcatctcccagcagctgggcctGGAGCTCACCACCGTCAGCAACTTCTTCATGAACGCCCGCCGGCGCAGCCTGGAGAAGTGGCAGGACGACCTGAGCTCCGGGGGCTCCTCCTCGGCCCCCAGCACCTGCACCAAGGCGTGA